From Debaryomyces hansenii CBS767 chromosome C complete sequence, a single genomic window includes:
- a CDS encoding DEHA2C11770p (similar to uniprot|P41909 Saccharomyces cerevisiae YPL147W PXA1 Pxa1p and Pxa2p), whose translation MVSISTLAGYNKNDIRNLLLILQEFVITYKDNKVSINYKSRPVVLFLGTLVSTAGLGVLFTLRSLIHQYSDYQLNRKQNRPFLIRQSSTILKNGSREIFISKGRNSTTRIIIPKPNKDRYAADKYLYKNFMIDQNLKTQNNLFNSKFLNQLMIIWRILIPRFYSKNTSLLLSQCFFLILRTWLSLLVAKLDGQIVKNLIGGNGKKFARDLIYWLLIAFPASYTNAAIKYLTNRLSLSFRTNLIRYVHDMYLDKMMVYYKVSLNESRIQNIDQYITNDITKFCDSICGLFSSMGKPMIDLIFFAVYLRDTLGTGALVGIFSNYFLTAWFLKKNTPAFGKLSATGTHLEGQYYNQHLNLITNSEEIAFYKGSVIEKSKLKETYHDLSEHLRDEINTTFGYSVIEDYILKYTWSAWGYVFAGLPVFLEDFWKTIQQMRNNGPVEEDKNAAVNEKQNMRQFVINKRLMLSLADAGSRLMYSIKDISELTGYTDRVFNLLTNLHEVHSPRFDYGSKQGIKDIRGTIQSNYYEGIRFENIPVIIPSTKGSENNKLINKLNFSISQNKNLLILGSNGCGKTSIARIMAGLWPLYFGLLSKPDDDDIFYLPQKTYFNNGNLRDQIIYPHSYDDMLEMGYNDDHLYHILREVKLEYLLTREGNFNVKKDWKDVFSGGEKQRMSIARVLFKNPKFVILDESTNAVSTDVEDYLFELLQKKKITFITLSHRPLLMKYHDFILEIKNSTSTDENDMSGVNWEFHDLTSEENLKSLDHEIDEIKHKLSQVEQWESRKDDIEKFLDGKYDDIEESTVELPQNHIPTI comes from the coding sequence ATGGTCAGCATATCCACGCTTGCCGGATATAACAAAAATGACATTCGGAATCTATTGTTGATATTACAGGAGTTTGTGATCACATACAAGGACAACAAGGTCAGTATCAACTACAAGTCGAGGCCGGTGGTGCTATTTTTGGGTACGCTTGTGTCCACGGCTGGGTTGGGGGTTTTGTTCACGTTGAGGAGTTTGATTCACCAGTACTCCGATTATCAGTTGAATAGGAAGCAGAACCGTCCGTTTTTGATCAGACAATCGTCCAcgatcttgaaaaatggtaGTCGGGAAATCTTTATTTCAAAGGGCAGGAATTCGACTACGAGGATCATAATTCCGAAGCCCAACAAAGATCGGTACGCGGCCGACAAGTACTTGTACAAGAACTTTATGATCGATCAGAACTTGAAGACACAGAACAACTTATTCAACTCAAAGTTTTTGAACCaattgatgattatttggaGAATTTTGATCCCCCGCTTCTACTCAAAGAATACGTCGTTGTTGTTGTCCCAGTgctttttcttgattttgaGAACCTGGTTGTCGTTGTTGGTAGCGAAACTCGACGGGCAGATCgtgaagaatttgatcGGTGGTAATGGGAAGAAGTTTGCTCGTGATTTGATATACTGGTTATTGATTGCGTTCCCAGCATCTTACACCAATGCGGCCATTAAATACTTGACGAACAGGTTATCGTTGAGCTTCAGAACAAACTTGATTAGATATGTGCATGACATGTATCTTGACAAGATGATGGTTTATTATAAGGTGTCACTTAATGAGTCtagaattcaaaatatcgaCCAGTACATCACAAATGATATAACTAAATTCTGTGATTCGATCTGTGGGTTATTTTCGAGTATGGGTAAACCCATGATCGACTTGATCTTTTTTGCGGTTTACTTAAGAGATACCTTGGGAACCGGTGCATTGGTTGGTATTTTCagtaattattttttgaCAGCATGgtttttgaagaagaacacCCCGGCGTTCGGAAAGTTGTCTGCAACGGGTACTCACCTTGAAGGTCAGTACTATAACCAGcacttgaatttgattacGAACAGCGAGGAGATTGCGTTCTATAAAGGTTCGGTGATTGAGAAGTCTAAACTTAAAGAAACGTACCATGATTTATCGGAACACTTACgtgatgaaattaatacaACCTTTGGTTATTCAGTCATAGAAGACTACATCTTAAAGTATACATGGTCTGCCTGGGGTTATGTCTTTGCTGGCTTGCCAGTTTTCCTTGAGGATTTCTGGAAGACAATACAACAAATGAGGAACAATGGACCGGTCGAAGAAGATAAGAATGCCGCTGTTAATGAGAAGCAAAACATGAGGCAATTTGTTATCAATAAGAGATTAATGTTGTCGTTAGCCGATGCTGGTTCAAGATTGATGTATTCTATAAAAGACATCTCTGAATTAACCGGTTACACAGATAGAGtgtttaatttattgacCAATTTACACGAGGTCCATTCACCTAGATTTGATTATGGCTCTAAACAGGGTATTAAGGATATCAGAGGAACTATCCAGTCTAACTACTACGAAGGTATCAGATTTGAGAATATTCCTGTCATCATTCCTTCTACCAAGGGTTCCGaaaacaacaaattgatcaacaaattaaacTTCCTGATCAGTCAAAACAAAAACTTATTGATCTTAGGATCTAATGGGTGTGGTAAGACCTCGATTGCTAGAATTATGGCTGGATTATGGCCATTATACTTTGGTTTGTTAAGTAAACCAGATGACGACGATATTTTCTACTTGCCCCAGAAAACTTACTTCAACAACGGGAACTTGAGAGACCAAATCATCTATCCCCACAGTTACGACGACATGCTCGAAATGGGTTACAATGACGACCACTTATACCATATTTTAAGAGAAGTCAAGTTGGAATACTTGTTAACGAGAGAAGGAAATTTCAATGTCAAGAAGGACTGGAAGGATGTGTTCAGCGGTGGTGAGAAGCAAAGAATGAGTATTGCCCGGGTCTTGTTTAAAAACCCTAAGTTCGTCATCTTGGACGAATCAACCAACGCCGTTTCCACCGACGTGGAGGACTacttatttgaattattgcagaagaaaaaaatcaCCTTCATCACCTTGAGTCACAGAcctttattaatgaaataccACGACTTCATTTTAGAGATAAAGAACTCCACCAGTACTGACGAAAATGACATGAGTGGCGTGAATTGGGAATTCCATGACTTGACGTCCGAGGAGAACTTGAAGAGTCTTGATCATGAGATTGACGAAATCAAACACAAGTTGTCCCAAGTTGAACAATGGGAGTCGAGAAAAGacgatattgaaaaatttttggatGGTAAGTATGacgatattgaagaatctaCGGTAGAATTACCCCAAAATCATATCCCAACCATCTAA
- a CDS encoding DEHA2C11792p (similar to uniprot|P25293 Saccharomyces cerevisiae YKR048C NAP1 Protein that interacts with mitotic cyclin Clb2p) produces MSEPIRSKHGDISKAPTPQNTPASLTNSYLKSQPPTVSTINEEESGNGISSQLANNPALLSMIQGKLGTLVGQQSGYIDSLPKSVKNRVFGLKSIQQQQMKLEAEFQKELLVLEKRFFKKYEPLYERRKKIINGDEEPSAGEIEEGEALDEADEDEDDEEKDKIEEVEDQGEKGIPGFWLTALENLQTVSETITERDSELLKYLNDIRMEYLSTPGFELIFEFKENPYFSNNILTKTYHYQAELGYSGDFVYDHADGSEINWKSKENNVTINIERRKQRNKTTKQTRTIEKLTPSESFFNFFDPPKPPKVDESESQDKDEDESEEEQDEDEDLEARLELDYQLGEEIKDRLIPRAIDWFTGDAVGFGFPEDFDQDEEFGSESEGDSDEDDDDEPPKENPPECKQQ; encoded by the coding sequence ATGTCAGAACCTATTAGAAGTAAACATGGAGATATTTCCAAGGCTCCAACGCCACAAAATACACCAGCATCGCTTACAAATTCGTATTTGAAATCACAACCACCAACCGTATCGACCATCAACGAGGAAGAAAGCGGAAATGGAATCAGCTCGCAATTAGCCAACAACCCAGCGTTATTATCGATGATTCAAGGTAAGTTGGGAACTTTAGTCGGTCAGCAAAGTGGATATATTGATTCGTTGCCAAAATCGGTCAAAAACCGTGTATTTGGATTGAAGTCgattcaacaacaacaaatgaAATTGGAAGCCGAATTCCAAAAGGAGTTGTTAGTGTTAGAAAAGAGATTTTTTAAGAAGTACGAACCATTGTacgaaagaagaaagaagatcATTAACGGGGACGAAGAACCAAGTGCAGGGGAAATCGAAGAGGGCGAAGCGTTGGACGAAGCcgacgaagatgaagacgacgaagaaaagGACAAGATCGAAGAGGTCGAAGACCAGGGTGAAAAGGGTATTCCTGGTTTCTGGTTGACTGCCTTAGAGAACTTACAGACGGTTTCAGAAACTATAACCGAGAGGGATAGCGAATTATTGAAGTACCTAAACGATATTAGAATGGAATACTTGTCTACACCAGGCTTCGAGTTGATCTTCGAATTCAAGGAAAACCCATACTTCTCCAATAACATTTTGACCAAGACGTACCATTACCAAGCCGAATTAGGATATTCGGGAGATTTTGTTTATGACCACGCTGATGGAAGCGAAATTAACTGGAAGTCCAAGGAAAACAACGTTACTATCAACAtcgaaagaagaaaacaaagaaacaAGACTACCAAGCAAACCAGAACCATTGAGAAGTTGACTCCTAGTGaatctttcttcaacttttttGACCCACCAAAACCACCAAAAGTCGACGAATCGGAAAGTCAAGACAAGGACGAGGATGAAAgcgaagaagaacaagacGAAGACGAAGACTTGGAAGCAAGATTGGAATTGGATTACCAATTAGGTGAAGAAATAAAGGACCGTTTGATCCCAAGAGCCATCGACTGGTTCACTGGCGATGCAGTTGGATTCGGCTTCCCAGAAGACTTCGATCAGGATGAAGAATTCGGCAGCGAAAGCGAAGGCGACagtgatgaagatgatgacgaCGAACCTCCAAAGGAAAATCCTCCAGAATGTAAACAACAATAA
- a CDS encoding DEHA2C11814p (weakly similar to CA5846|IPF409 Candida albicans IPF409), which produces MSGTVNKSTPNKRFESKSINHIRSYSSVKQIEGFLLSFSFVNILYQYTISVTNFANTKLSSIGVVYDSLTFVDEKFDGIVLSKVDWGLKKAPSGDQLNPAVYAKGAYNYVNASILRPINNFIYKAGDKVLPATDQENKAAFKLEELDESSEVSKFFKIVNEFVSRAKTFVSNKSNDVSNNLISTYNNELNTMNDEASVYKKKLVASYNTGYRFVSDVNNQTQEYVADVATTTRNKADSLISDAKQGISAINEKANEIRNESAELLNGSSNSNQAPVVSASA; this is translated from the coding sequence ATGTCAGGAACAGTTAATAAGAGCACACCAAACAAGAGGTTTGAATCGAAATCGATTAACCACATTCGTTCTTACTCCTCAGTCAAGCAGATTGAAGGATTTTtgttatcattttcattcgTAAACATTTTGTACCAATATACTATTAGTGTTACTAATTTTGCTAACACCAAGTTGTCTTCGATTGGTGTCGTCTACGATAGTTTAActtttgttgatgaaaagtTTGATGGCATTGTTTTGTCGAAAGTTGATTGGGGTTTAAAAAAGGCACCATCTGGTGACCAGTTGAACCCAGCGGTATACGCAAAAGGGGCCTATAACTATGTTAATGCCAGTATTTTGAGACCAATTAACAATTTCATCTACAAAGCGGGTGATAAGGTTTTGCCAGCAACCgatcaagaaaataaggCGGCTTTCAAGTTAGAGGAGTTAGACGAATCATCCGAGGTatctaaatttttcaagattgtCAATGAGTTTGTTTCTAGAGCCAAGACGTTTGTTTCTAACAAATCCAACGATGTGTCTAATAACTTGATTTCCACTTATAACAATGAGTTGAACACCATGAACGACGAAGCATCTGTCTACAAGAAGAAGCTCGTGGCAAGCTACAATACCGGATACAGATTTGTGAGCGACGTCAACAACCAGACTCAAGAATACGTTGCTGATGTGGCTACTACCACCAGAAATAAGGCCGACTCGCTTATTTCTGATGCCAAGCAAGGCATTTCTGCCATTAACGAGAAGGCCAACGAAATCCGTAATGAGAGTGCTGAGTTATTGAACGGGTCGTCGAATTCCAATCAAGCACCAGTTGTCAGTGCCTCGGCATAA
- a CDS encoding DEHA2C11836p (similar to uniprot|Q06703 Saccharomyces cerevisiae YLR308W CDA2 Chitin deacetylase): protein MKYLIYIVLLIGQAIAFNFESSEDDEVENTEVQKESNPVANRLPFPSWLSDFTGLTEWPGMDPPYIPLDFIDVNSIPDGIPRHGNGHCEPVINDHETCSFDCYNCVSADDVYTCPKLSQTFDDGPSLMTLKLLDNLKSKSTFFTLGVNIVLFPDIYRKTSQMGHIMGSHTWSHKFLPSLTNEQIIAQIEWSIWAMNATCGHLPKWFRPPYGGLDNRVRSIVRQFGMQNVVWDFDTFDWKLISEDDKSNQHELEIYEDIGRFKKTKGSQGLILEHDVYPRTVEVAIEVHKLIGPDQITVPECVGGIDYIKKFIHI from the coding sequence ATGAAGTACTTAATATACATAGTTCTCCTCATAGGGCAAGCAATTGCCTTTAACTTCGAAAGTTCCGAAGACGATGAGGTAGAAAATACGGAAGTTCAGAAGGAATCTAATCCCGTGGCCAACCGATTACCTTTTCCTAGTTGGTTGTCCGATTTCACAGGTCTTACCGAATGGCCAGGAATGGATCCACCATATATTCCATTAGATTTCATAGACGTCAATTCTATTCCTGATGGAATACCTCGACATGGAAACGGCCACTGTGAACCAGTCATTAATGACCACGAAACATGCTCGTTTGATTGTTATAATTGTGTCTCTGCTGACGACGTATATACCTGTCCAAAACTATCCCAAACATTCGACGACGGTCCTTCGTTGATGACATTAAAGTTACTTGATAACTTGAAATCGAAATCCACATTCTTCACCTTGGGTGTGAACATAGTTCTCTTTCCCGATATTTATCGCAAAACTCTGCAAATGGGCCATATAATGGGATCTCATACATGGTCACATAAGTTTTTACCAAGTCTAACAAACGAACAGATAATTGCTCAAATTGAATGGTCCATCTGGGCCATGAATGCTACTTGCGGGCATTTACCAAAATGGTTTAGACCACCATATGGTGGTCTCGATAACAGAGTCAGATCCATTGTGAGACAATTTGGGATGCAAAATGTGGTATGGGACTTCGACACCTTCGACTGGAAGTTGATTAGCGAAGATGATAAGTCCAATCAGCATGAATTAGAAATCTACGAAGATATAGGACGATTTAAGAAGACAAAAGGAAGTCAAGGCCTAATATTGGAACACGATGTGTACCCCAGAACCGTCGAGGTTGCAATCGAGGTTCACAAACTCATAGGCCCTGATCAGATTACAGTACCCGAATGCGTTGGGGgtattgattatataaaaaaattcataCATATATAG
- a CDS encoding DEHA2C11858p (no similarity), giving the protein MKTENVCGRFSSTTKSLFFSELIFYIFFLLFLVNRFINRYRYIQINMKEVVSPKSSATSLATSNGDGSIVTPKGGQGSPNMLKVSTINNDIRIGRSSSIKNNGLASSLSNVRNNRSPNHSRHGSIVGDDADKLGPNQSEGSTNLRKLSNEQIIDLMEKEQDGIVVKLMKDINTLKQELHQWKTGVMPTQLRSPSFDHRSSVVSSTSSVDSVERERSRRRSSNEAPPAGSFFDNGHLVSENNRLKQENDLLRQKLNELNKLNK; this is encoded by the coding sequence ATGAAGACTGAGAATGTTTGTGGCCGATTTTCTTCTACAACAAAATCACTTTTTTTTAGtgaattaatattttatattttttttcttcttttccttgTTAACAGATTTATAAACagatatagatatattcaaatcaatatgAAAGAAGTGGTATCACCCAAATCAAGTGCTACAAGCTTAGCTACGAGTAATGGAGATGGAAGTATTGTAACTCCGAAAGGTGGCCAAGGTAGTCCGAATATGCTTAAAGTTTCGACCATAAATAACGATATTCGGATCGGAAGATCATCCAGTATAAAGAATAATGGATTGGCTAGTTCATTATCCAATGTTAGGAACAATAGGTCCCCGAATCATAGTAGACATGGGTCAATTGTTGGTGATGATGCCGATAAGCTCGGTCCGAACCAACTGGAAGGTTCTACCAACTTGCGCAAATTGAGCAACGAACAGATAATCGATCTTATGGAGAAAGAACAGGACGGAATTGTAGTAAAGCTCATGAAGGACATAAATACGCTTAAACAGGAACTCCATCAGTGGAAAACCGGCGTGATGCCGACACAACTCAGATCGCCGTCATTCGACCACAGGCTGTCTGTAGTATCCAGTACATCTTCGGTTGATTCTGTGGAACGTGAAAGGAGCCGTAGAAGATCGTCTAACGAAGCACCACCGGCAGGAtcattttttgataacGGGCATTTGGTCAGTGAAAATAATAGATTAAAGCAAGAAAACGATCTCTTGAGGCAAAAACTAAATGAGTTGAACAAGCTAAATAAGTAG
- a CDS encoding DEHA2C11880p (weakly similar to uniprot|Q07794 Regulator of Ty1 Transposition), which yields MKNYKRKYNNTMKNLLESLSYNLPKGNYKLFHIQSQPFQCKHLLIYHKKNAQRPALTIKIKHFISLIDDDNLVIMGIEVYIYLTVFDNHLKHSIFISKADTTGLSTQKYKINKLIDDILQYLIQYDIRNYCRKIKLRSSEMVNRSGSNPTINSLNRIIDKLREGTSYYKSIPYYNEVVIPSTSDSLETIVPPGRIQTSISLFTRASEQYLFPNSSKNERKHVIGGDDLLNWWIKLINRTLLNQAKESSWNCRLHIPGSDNVSISKKLPAPNNNVAWSIGSIFDKDAEKLAINQIPLFPDDPKGRFLEHLIVENRYKSTSLKQFWQELGFRQEFRLGNVVGIIGCEREERGINTVETTQDVCVLPLGQYKKILNSIKNADFSDANDIKALISVNIPDSMKEFCVTNYYTSFEGLNSTTPRTAVMPIVNDLNSNVKRKSDTPKREIVVNDLSGSLKRKPVNDISASIKRRPVNDISGSIKRKPVNDISGSVKRKSVNISGLVEKKPVNNLAKKPENTPSDHESTQEYSPKINIINSLIKRKPKK from the coding sequence atgaaaaattataaacgTAAATACAACAATACTATGAAGAACTTACTTGAATCATTGTCGTATAATTTACCTAAAGGTAACTATAAACTCTTTCATATCCAGTCACAACCATTTCAATGTAAACAtttgttgatttatcaTAAAAAAAATGCCCAAAGACCAGCATTAACCATAAAGATCAAACACTTTATAAGCTTGatagatgatgataatcTTGTTATTATGGGAATTGAGGTTTACATTTACTTAACGGTATTTGATAATCATCTAAAGCATAGTATATTCATTTCGAAAGCAGATACTACTGGTTTATCGACtcagaaatataaaataaataaattgatagaTGATATCTTGCAATATTTGATCCAATATGACATAAGAAATTACTGCCgtaaaatcaaattgagGTCAAGCGAAATGGTTAATAGATCGGGAAGTAATCCTACAATTAACTCATTGAATCGGATAATTGATAAGTTGAGAGAAGGTACGTCGTATTATAAATCAATCCCTTATTACAACGAAGTGGTGATCCCCTCCACAAGCGACAGCTTGGAAACAATCGTGCCTCCTGGACGTATTCAGACCTCGATATCGTTATTTACCAGGGCGTCGGAGCAGTATCTTTTCCCCAATTCATcgaaaaatgaaagaaaacACGTAATTGGCGGcgatgatttattaaattggTGGATAAAGTTGATCAACAGAACACTTTTAAATCAAGCAAAAGAAAGCAGTTGGAACTGTCGATTGCATATTCCGGGCTCAGACAATGTTTCTATATCTAAAAAGTTGCCTGCtcctaataataatgttgcGTGGTCAATCGGCAgcatttttgataaagacGCAGAGAAGTTGGCAATTAACCAGATTCCTTTATTTCCTGATGACCCTAAAGGGCGTTTCTTGGAACATTTAATAGTTGAAAACAGATACAAGTCTACGAGTTTGAAACAGTTTTGGCAAGAGCTAGGATTTAGACAGGAATTTAGGTTAGGAAATGTTGTTGGTATAATAGGTTGTGAAAGAGAAGAACGCGGTATAAATACAGTTGAGACTACTCAAGATGTATGTGTCTTGCCGTTGGGCCAATataagaagatattgaatagCATAAAAAATGCAGATTTTAGTGATGCAAACGATATCAAAGCATTGATATCTGTCAATATTCCCGATTCAATGAAAGAGTTTTGCGTAACGAATTATTATACCTCATTTGAAGGTTTAAATAGCACTACGCCTAGAACAGCAGTCATGCCTATAGTCAACGACTTGAATCTGAATGTGAAGAGAAAATCAGACACACCAAAGAGAGAAATTGTTGTTAACGATCTATCTGGAtctttgaaaagaaaaccAGTCAATGACATATCCGCCTCCATAAAACGAAGACCTGTAAACGACATATCTGGATCTATAAAAAGAAAACCTGTCAATGACATATCTGGCTCCGTAAAACGAAAGTCTGTGAATATATCTGGTCTTGTGGAGAAAAAACCTGTCAATAATCTAGCGAAGAAACCGGAGAACACGCCATCTGATCATGAATCAACTCAGGAATACTCCCCTAAAATCAACATTATAAATAGCTTGATCAAAAGAAAACCAAAGAAATAA
- a CDS encoding DEHA2C11902p (weakly similar to uniprot|P39107 Saccharomyces cerevisiae YPL050C MNN9 Subunit of Golgi mannosyltransferase complex): MLVNKRQTPCILVSFFIGIVFFTVLNMSKSHINSDSISKHFSSVTQAKAQPKESMASKARKAFKKKVYIDDEFEYSKITYMNTKLVNSRTDKSMLVVSSVGNKDSYGKDKSFVDLLNTIGSIDYEANSISLGFLIGEKEEFGNVETFFDNYFNELAKVDANAKKTLAQYVNRVTLLTAPFIDKAFQSIDRNDRHNDNLQRLRRRSIARSRNFLLLHSLQNEKYTLFIDSDIVKIQHPQMIKSFIATGKDIIVPRIIRGDLQDYDKNSWVGERTVPSPEQYKKLDSNDWENWDYVPRDVEDKMMHFDKFIEKHKGDPNTHLTKRPGYLMKLDSVGGAILFSKSVIYKQGVVFPPNYIIGTTWDRLEGYDGIETEGLCYVAKSLGYECYGMPNMVAEHSPE, encoded by the coding sequence atgctaGTTAATAAGAGACAAACGCCATGTATACTTGTGTCCTTCTTCATTGGGATTGTATTTTTCACTGTATTGAATATGTCGAAAAGTCATATTAATCTGGATTCCATCAGCAAGCATTTTTCCTCCGTTACACAGGCCAAAGCGCAGCCTAAAGAGTCAATGGCTTCTAAGGCAAGGAAAgcattcaagaagaaggttTATATCGACGACGAGTTCGAGTATTCCAAAATCACGTACATGAATACCAAGTTGGTGAACTCAAGGACCGATAAAAGCATGTTGGTTGTTTCAAGTGTTGGAAATAAAGATAGTTATGGGAAGGACAAATCGTTTGTGGATTTGTTGAATACGATTGGGCTGATCGACTACGAAGCGAACTCGATTTCCTTAGGGTTCTTGATAGGtgagaaagaagaatttggCAATGTGGAAACATTTTTCGATAACTATTTCAACGAGTTAGCCAAGGTTGATGCAAATGCTAAGAAAACGTTGGCTCAGTATGTTAATAGGGTTACATTACTCACGGCACCATTTATAGATAAGGCGTTTCAAAGCATTGATAGAAACGACAGACACAACGATAACTTGCAACGgttaagaagaagatctATCGCAAGATCCAGAAACTTTTTATTGCTCCACTCGCTACAGAACGAGAAATATACGCTATTCATTGACTCGGACATCGTGAAGATCCAACATCCTCAAATGATCAAATCATTCATTGCAACAGGTAAAGATATCATAGTTCCTAGGATTATCCGCGGTGATCTTCAGGATTACGACAAGAACTCATGGGTCGGTGAAAGAACAGTTCCATCCCCAGAACAATATAAAAAGTTGGATCTGAACGATTGGGAAAATTGGGACTATGTTCCAAGAGATGTCGAAGATAAAATGATGCACTTCGATAAATTCATAGAGAAGCATAAAGGTGACCCAAATACCCACCTAACCAAAAGACCTGGCTACTTGATGAAATTAGACTCAGTTGGTGGTGCCATTCTTTTTCTGAAATCGGTAATCTACAAACAAGGTGTTGTCTTCCCACCAAACTATATTATTGGAACTACATGGGACCGTTTGGAAGGCTACGACGGTATTGAAACAGAAGGTTTATGTTATGTGGCTAAGTCCTTAGGCTATGAGTGTTACGGAATGCCAAATATGGTTGCTGAACATTCTCcagaataa
- a CDS encoding DEHA2C11924p (weakly similar to CA0458|IPF15601 Candida albicans): MPATTSFIRVTPDKSIPVRIFVNRSKLLENASVISVNEKSIVKLQKINILKLSNGDINSLIGTIRRELVDVLTNKPIGKLLEENTLRNNRIVIDINTHEWKCYMNVSVYFLVNLRLNIGRLTKDDIEHISKRKGSNFSVSLLVKTSSFSFEEEKKLTKYKIRKSSLVSGFHDGLDLYVYDRPNK; the protein is encoded by the coding sequence ATGCCAGCCACAACCAGCTTTATTAGAGTAACACCAGACAAGAGTATTCCGGTAAGGATATTTGTCAACCGGTCAAAACTTCTTGAAAATGCATCTGTTATATCGGTTAATGAAAAATCGATAGTCAAGTTACAGAAGatcaatatattgaaaCTATCCAACGGAGATATAAATTCGTTGATAGGGACAATACGACGCGAATTGGTGGATGTGTTAACCAACAAACCTATAGGCAAATTGTTGGAGGAAAATACTTTGCGGAATAATCGCATCGTGATAGACATAAACACGCACGAGTGGAAGTGCTACATGAATGTTTCAGTGTACTTTTTGGTGAATTTGAGACTCAATATAGGTAGATTGACGAAAGACGATATCGAGCATATTAGTAAGAGAAAGGGGAGTAACTTCAGTGTGAGTTTGCTAGTGAAAACAAGCAGTTTCAGTTTTGAAGAGGAGAAGAAGTTGACCAAGTACAAGATACGGAAAAGCAGCTTGGTGAGTGGATTTCACGATGGACTAGACTTGTATGTGTACGACAGGCCCAATAAATAG